DNA from Mercenaria mercenaria strain notata unplaced genomic scaffold, MADL_Memer_1 contig_1980, whole genome shotgun sequence:
AAtgtagcaaaaagaaaaaaatgctttaGACTTCTTGGGTAAAGAAAACCAAATTTAGCATCATTTTTACAAATGACAACAAAGTCGGACAGATGATACAATCGACCACCTTCgaattattcgattgcaatcggttactTATATAATTGAACACCCCATCTAATAGCAATCACTTTCAACAGCAACTGGTGTAAgcaaaacaaaattggtaaatattctgtataaataaatgacttacatttatctgttttaaaagtatttatcgaCAATTACTGGGGAAaaggatgtttttttttgtacatgatcactgtcaacacatgaaggcctgacattgggtcacttttcattacttgatccgaaatgactgttgcagcaatgttgggaaagtttcaatactATACTAtggagaaaattttgtaaatgacaaagtggtcgaatttatcatcagttaACGTTCGTACATTCCCTTTTTACATACCTTTTCAGGGCCTAatttcgtgtgagtttgcttttTAGATATAGGCctaaatttaaatatatcaattttacagTGAATGTTAAGCTTTaatttgataccaaccattgataaaaattcgcagaaataaaaaaccTACCGGTGAAATCCCCCATTTTTGCCCGAATTTATCATCAGgactcatttttttatttttagatcgcCAACAAAGGCGTTTAATAAAGTCGGCTTTTACATATGTCGGCCCTTGCAAATAACCACGTGGAATAGTCTTCTTCTATCTATCCcagtatttttttctggaaatatCTCTCAAAGCATTTAACGCAGTTGTCCAGTTCTAGATGTTTGTTGATCAGTGGGGAAGCCTTAATGTAGGACACAACCCCCGTCATGTGACCATTTGCGATGATGATATCGTCTGTATTTGGGTTTTCAGCACAGCTAATGTCCTCAACCGACTGGAGCATTGCTTCGATTTCGAGTAGAAAGTGTTCACAGGGGAACTTAAAATCTTTGCTGTCCATTATGTTATGGTCTTTGATGAAAATACTAGGGATATGTAACTCGAATTTGTCACCTCGCATAAGAATACGAGCCAAACGGCTGAATTCAATTTTCTCTTCGGTTTTTCTGGTGAAAAGGTAATGTAGACAGGTTGCCACTAGTTTTTTAAAGCACACTGCTAAGTTTGCAGTTTCTTTACAGTAACACGCATGCTTCAGAATAAGTGTTTTCCATGCGTATGAAGACATGAAACTGTACCCTCCTCCACTATTGAAAATGTACTTCAATAGCTTGTAGCACTCCCGATGGTGCTTACTTAAGCCGCGGATGAGCTCCACTTCGGTTTCTGTAAAAGTTAAACGGAAACATAAGGCACATGACGTACATGAAACGGGCTCGTGACATGGAATTAGCATGAACTTGCCATGTGCTTCAATTTTCTTCCAGAAGTCTGCATGGAAAGTATCATCTTTGTTTATTATGTCGTCGGACAAATCCACTTCGAATGCTGGAGTAATGTCAACTTTAATAGTTATGTTTTTTCCTCTGCGGCTGTGGGGTTCCCATAGAAACTGTGGAGTAAAAGCGGGTCCATGCTACTGTATGTTTTTGTCGATAAGCATCCGACCTGTCGGTCTGAGACAAAACAGATCGTCCTTTAAATATCTGATTATTTCCCCAACCTCATACATAAAAGCATTTCCTAGCGTATCAAAATATCCTGGGAAAATTTCTGAAAATCCATGAGTAAAAGCCCCCTGTAAATAGTCACCATATAGCCATTTTCTCCATATCCTTTGCAAGTGAGGGTCTGTTACCTTTATATGCGCATATCCTCTTTTCTGCTCACAGCTCCTACTGACTTCTACTCCTTTTTGTTCAAGAACAACAAGATAATCGAACTCATCGGGACTTCCAACGCTTGTTCCTTCTGCCATGCTTCCAACTTTGACAATTCGCGAGAATGGTAGCCATATCACGTTAGAACTGACTGCCGTCACTATAATCCTTACTAAAAATTCAACAGCAGATATTATATCTGTAACTTCATCACTAGACATTTGGAAGTCTATGCGTTTTTTTAGTATATCGCGAAAGAAATACGTCAGTTTACAATTCTTTTCTTCTTCCAAAACATTATCCTCTTCATATCCAACTGTCTCTTGACTAGCTTTCTCAGCCATCTACGACCTTTGAATAGAAAGTAGAAAGAAAACCTAAAATTCTTTATAGATTCTCCGTAAGGATTATAGTAAAATAATTACAATGTATTATCGATTATGTTTGATCAAATTGCGAATTTTATTGGTGGCAACAACTTCAGACTTAATGATTTACCCCAAGAAAGGCCATGTTGAATACTAACAGAATAAATCTAAACGCGGTACATTTAAAGATCTGATGTGCAAATAAATTAATGTAGAGCTATATATGTATCTTTAAGCCATATTGGAAGTGTGCCAACTACGAGTGCGGGACGTTTAAGGTTCGCTCCCTGACCGCCTAATTCAAAAGACATGAAAAATAGTACTatacgtgaaaaatggtactataaGCTCCCTCGCTTGGCGCCCAACATTGAGGATAGTTTAGGACTTGTCAACCCGGTGtctgtataatgtgactgggtgggtatCATTACTGATTAAAGTCTCCGTTTTTGTTGAAAgacaataataattttttttactcaATACAGAATATGAACGTTTTACTTATAATTAGTTCTTATTCAGAGCACAAATAACACTAAATATTTGACTTACCGGGAAGACATCTAcgaacaaatattttgaaaacgaaaCAACACGCCTTGATGTTTTTATTTAAGATGCGTATTCAGATTGGATGACCTAGAGGAAAACACAGATATCAGATAAAGTGACGACGATTAATATTTGCATATAGTAcatgtttataatttattatcTCATGgggctatttaaaaaaaatcaaaacagctGAATAGACCATTTAAAGATAGAGTTCCTTTCGCTTCGTAGAGCTAAATAATTGCGGCTGTGACTGTGCGCTCTATATTGAATTTGCATTTGGCCATACTTAACTAGGAGTTGAGCGTATAGAGGGTACTAATATATTTGGTAAGGCTATTTACCTCCTTCTTGTACCGTTAATTGAATTCCGATGGACTTATAGCTTTCTTTATCACAGTATAAAACGATAGTAGCAACACTTTCAAAGCTCCCAAAAAGTAGTTCCAAGGTGGCACGCGCTGTGTCCTTTTGCCTGATTCTTATCTGATTACTTTTCTTTATCCATGTATCATTGGGCAATTCCAAATTGTTTACACATTAATGCATTCGCTATTGTTTTGTTTCGTTTCTGGGAAGCCGAGGTTTTGGAAGATAACTGCTCCTATAGAATCTTTTTCCTTACTTAATTTCTGCTTACggaaacaaaacataattaagTAATAAGATCACATTATTTATTCTTTTGCTTTCACGTATTCTTGTGAAGACTATTTAACTATAAAACTTGAAACACAAACaatcaatttatttcaattaagCGGCTATTCTTCTAGGAATTATTTAACTCATCAACTAAAACTAAAGACATCAACATATTCAAAGAAGCACATAAGATTCGACCGGGTAGAGTACTCAGTTGCTATGTTATTCATGTAAATACAATGTTAGAGTAAATCATTTAAGTTATAAATGTTAGTTTCTTAATGAACCGGATAACGACATAACTAGCATACGTCAGACAACTATGAGATGGGATTCAGCTTGGAATACATGTGTTTTTTCACTCTGAAGTCATTTCGTTATCGCCTTTCACAAAGCGATAATTGTTTCCTAGCGTATGTTCTTTATGTCCGTTTAAAGTCAAGCTTAATGGTTTTCAGGAATTTTTCTGTAGGCTTTTTTGGGGGCTTTTATAAATACGCAACTTTATTGTCACAGCCTACAGTTCTTTCTGAAAGACAGAACCGTGCCAGAAAGACAAATAAACGTTACTGAAGAAACGAGACCTATCAAAAGAAGTATGTTGCAGCAGCGTCAAAACCGCTTTCCTTCTAACATTTATTATGGTTTTTAGTTTCTATCATGAACATTCAAGTAAACAATGATTATCTGACTAACAAAGTTGTAGACCTAAcacttacattttacaaaacgcAGCCATTACAACAGGCTTGAAATAAAGAGTATAAAgaaatttatgttttactttagatttctttaattcacatatataaacaatataattattattttacattttccacATGTATTCGCAGTCATATAATGGTTGCCAAGTCTGTGCAAGGACagttatatcattataatatatcCTCACTGAATAATAGTGTTTGTAACATTCCAAACATTTTGTCAATTCTGTGTTGCTTTTGACAAACGGTAGAAATTTCGGCATAGGTAATGTCGAAACATATGCCTCAGCACCAGTGACACGGCTGTTCACAATTTTCAGGCTCCTGTCATCCACTTCTGTAGTTTCCTTGCAACTTATATCTTCAATCGATCTTAGCATTATTTCTATTTCCTGCAAAAATTGTTCACATGGAAACTTGTAATCTTTGCTGTCAAGGATATTGTGCTCTTTAAAAAAGACGCTAGGAATGTTCAACACAAATTTCTCTCCTGGCATAAAGACACGCGCTATTCGGCTAAGTTCAATTTTCTCTTCCGTTTTCCTGTTAAACATATAATGCAAACATG
Protein-coding regions in this window:
- the LOC128552053 gene encoding uncharacterized protein LOC128552053, which translates into the protein MAEKASQETVGYEEDNVLEEEKNCKLTYFFRDILKKRIDFQMSSDEVTDIISAVEFLVRIIVTAVSSNVIWLPFSRIVKVGSMAEGTSVGSPDEFDYLVVLEQKGVEVSRSCEQKRGYAHIKVTDPHLQRIWRKWLYGDYLQGAFTHGFSEIFPGYFDTLGNAFMYEVGEIIRYLKDDLFCLRPTGRMLIDKNIQ